A section of the Fusarium falciforme chromosome 8, complete sequence genome encodes:
- a CDS encoding RGS domain-containing protein, whose translation MGLSRSRRQSPECLSPTLPPPSPQPSSAFEDFFDVDSAPSRPMSEAFMSGTSTPNGALGSRPPSLAEILLDVASPPWTLTAFMAYLSNNHCMESLEFTLDSQRYTAIYNEMITDNPNPTQENHDRVCALWEKLMQVYIIPCAPREVNIPARIRDELLNLPCGPAPPHPSQLAETGRILYELMNDSLLVPFLQSVAPMQFDGPSDEHARGSRRSSNSNSRMGAPVRSMNSMHHIESDSMTDDSDCNSPPGMEPMTPPTTPPISEWGFTTSPGGLQRAVAAHNKGWKKMGAKLGFNRKSSRTRSTPTSSHPAPEGLHLHHDSL comes from the coding sequence ATGGGCTTGTCGCGTTCGCGGAGGCAATCTCCTGAGTGCCTGAGTCCCACTCTACCGCCGCCATCCCCCCAGCCCTCCTCCGCTTTTGAGGACTTCTTCGATGTCGATTCCGCTCCTTCGAGGCCTATGAGCGAGGCCTTCATGTCCGGTACTTCAACACCCAACGGCGCCTTAGGCTCCCGACCGCCATCCTTGGCCGAAATCCTCCTCGATGTCGCCTCACCACCATGGACCCTTACTGCCTTTATGGCTTACCTCTCTAACAACCACTGCATGGAGAGCCTTGAATTCACCCTCGACTCTCAACGCTATACCGCCATCTACAACGAGATGATTACCGATAACCCGAACCCAACTCAAGAGAACCACGATCGTGTTTGTGCTTTATGGGAGAAGCTTATGCAAGTCTACATCATCCCGTGCGCCCCGAGGGAGGTCAACATCCCCGCTCGCATCCGTGACGAGCTGCTCAACCTTCCTTGCGGCCCTGCTCCCCCGCATCCATCACAGTTGGCTGAAACAGGTCGGATTCTCTATGAACTTATGAACGACTCATTACTGGTCCCCTTCCTCCAGTCTGTAGCTCCCATGCAGTTTGATGGACCTTCAGATGAACATGCCCGTGGATCCCGACGATCttccaacagcaacagccgcATGGGCGCGCCAGTCCGATCGATGAATTCGATGCACCATATTGAGTCTGACTCCATGACCGACGATAGCGACTGCAACTCTCCTCCTGGCATGGAGCCAATGACTCCCCCGACAACCCCGCCCATCTCAGAATGGGGCTTCACCACCTCTCCTGGGGGTCTTCAGCGTGCTGTGGCTGCACACAACAAAggctggaagaagatgggtGCCAAGTTGGGCTTCAACAGAAAAAGCTCAAGGACTCGCTCTACCCCAACATCATCTCACCCTGCTCCGGAAGGCCTTCACCTGCATCACGACTCCTTATGA
- a CDS encoding ULP-PROTEASE domain-containing protein translates to MSFSPYVRAVVHNSADINGCPRPAWLRKHPILPKQRRSRAASKQTPSAPQEPTPPPITPPRRIRRPNSRLQINSPIPRADTLADPTVRARFGVTDSPIPFNLPPRPSPKAPNTPASPANPAVSDPNLVVVNGIQTRKRHAEDTEIELVAAVNGIADTSHPIVTIREGETVPNVEPGQQAHNSYRMLGFLPGPRSLTRMISSIYSAVSGLGDKIGRIINPQSYRVAEFRSYLNDKQVTNKRIKISSDQDEGKSQSGARGDVTPDVDGLRWVDRDGLGALMDEYKLFVRAIARVWDCLSKGSRADANKELEPLRIFLADNASDRAMLSNGEGHDLCELFALQFKRAFEFLDSIYEIGIIVKIRDGNETVPTALDYKLSPTAIENMTSIKNFLSAPALPVICKDILQKHNELEAMVSRAFLNTIILDLEAIIRNIPAPSYVLSKDYRDRLQATFPPPPRTDLDTHLLLPGSFPDFDELKEPVEAPTTPSIEETPREPIKAEPPQPEFTPPVIPRPNFSKTDFIRTDIVKKTIDRITSEDYRSTFYEDSEEHRAIKDSYITDFEPKVPLTAKEVGSLKSILRNRRKHSSKVTPKRLGITRPPKSVRFTDSTHSPRQRTHMGLDVPKRIRHDQKGEPVAPSEEFQENRPAWARRWLNLPSVPSKEPSQDRILPTFCRLEEKDGLDPTARINELFALPSLKLLEISDDSRAGIEFQKEQAALKAAEEARQAAEAARREAEEKARKELEERLARSGGLRMPIQPFVTPVSASWQTRAQDTLRAAATTTLAKTIEGVDLRRHDFAKVVSSTEWLNDEIVNGSLMWLDQAINSAAGIKDVKRATRKCLTMSSFFFKRLQDQGVARTQRTLRRYGVEKRNFLDVDTILLPICERAHWTLLVVRPSKRTVAHMDSLNSRGNPAYTNLAVAWLKDVLEEKFIKDEWKVIFHEAPLQNNGHDCGVHTITNAMCVALGLSPVDSYTASDMPAQRIRIACMLLNGGFKGEFDLRVY, encoded by the exons ATGTCTTTTTCACCATACGTTCGTGCTGTCGTCCACAACTCCGCTGACATTAACGGCTGCCCAAGACCTGCGTGGCTTCGGAAACATCCCATCCTTCCAAAGCAACGTCGCTCTAGGGCTGCTTCTAAGCAGACGCCCTCAGCTCCTCAGGAACCAACACCGCCACCCATCACACCACCCAGACGCATCAGACGGCCCAATAGTCGCCTTCAGATCAACAGCCCGATACCTCGCGCCGATACACTCGCCGATCCCACAGTTCGCGCCAGATTTGGTGTCACCGACTCTCCGATCCCATTCAATCTTCCGCCTCGCCCATCGCCAAAAGCGCCCAACACTCCCGCGTCTCCCGCGAATCCTGCTGTTTCTGACCCAAACTTGGTTGTTGTCAATGGCATCCAAACCCGCAAGCGCCACGCCGAAGACACCGAAATCGAACTTGTTGCCGCAGTCAACGGCATCGCAGACACTTCCCACCCGATTGTTACTATTCGAGAAGGCGAGACCGTTCCCAACGTGGAACCTGGCCAACAGGCCCAT AACTCATACCGTATGCTCGGGTTTCTACCAGGCCCCCGATCCCTTACCAGGATGATATCCAGCATTTATTCGGCCGTTTCCGGCCTGGGAGACAAGATTGGCAGGATAA TCAATCCTCAGTCGTATCGAGTCGCCGAGTTTCGCTCCTATTTGAACGACAAACAAGTTACCAACAAGCGTATCAAGATCAGCAGCGACCAAGATGAGGGCAAATCTCAGAGCGGCGCTCGCGGCGATGTTACCCCTGACGTTGATGGATTGCGATGGGTTGATCGCGATGGTCTGGGCGCCTTGATGGACGAATACAAACTCTTTGTCAGAGCTATCGCCAGAGTCTGGGACTGTCTTTCTAAGGGAAGTCGGGCAGACGCGAACAAAGAACTGGAACCCCTGCGCATCTTTCTGGCTGACAATGCGAGCGACCGTGCCATGTTGAGTAATGGCGAAGGCCACGACCTTTGCGAACTCTTCGCCCTGCAATTCAAGCGGGCTTTCGAATTCCTGGACAGCATCTACGAAAttggcatcatcgtcaaaATCCGAGACGGCAACGAGACTGTTCCTACCGCTCTCGACTACAAACTCTCCCCGACCGCTATCGAGAATATGACCTCGATCAAGAACTTCTTGTCTGCCCCAGCACTTCCTGTCATTTGCAAGGATATCCTGCAGAAGCACAACGAACTCGAAGCCATGGTATCTCGGGCTTTCCTGAACACCATCATACTTGatctcgaggccatcatTCGCAACATTCCGGCCCCAAGCTACGTTCTCTCCAAGGATTATCGTGACAGGCTTCAGGCTACGTTCCCCCCGCCTCCACGAACTGATTTGGACACACATCTTCTACTCCCGGGGTCTTTCCCCGATTTTGATGAGCTTAAGGAGCCTGTCGAAGCACCAACTACGCCCTCTATTGAAGAAACCCCCAGAGAGCCGATTAAGGCTGAGCCACCTCAGCCCGAGTTTACACCACCCGTCATCCCTCGTCCCAATTTCTCAAAGACCGACTTCATTCGCACAGACATTGTCAAGAAGACTATTGACCGGATAACATCCGAGGACTACAGATCGACCTTCTACGAAGACAGTGAGGAGCATCGTGCAATCAAGGACTCCTACATCACCGACTTTGAACCCAAGGTTCCCCTCACTGCAAAGGAGGTGGGATCTCTCAAGTCGATTTTGCGAAACCGAAGGAAGCACTCTTCCAAGGTCACACCCAAGCGGCTGGGAATAACGCGCCCACCCAAGTCTGTGCGCTTCACCGATTCTACTCACAGTCCCCGACAACGGACACACATGGGACTTGATGTTCCTAAGCGTATTAGACACGACCAAAAAGGAGAGCCAGTTGCGCCCTCCGAAGAATTCCAAGAAAATCGACCCGCCTGGGCGCGTAGATGGCTCAACCTCCCATCTGTCCCAAGCAAGGAGCCATCCCAAGACCGCATCCTCCCTACATTTTGTCGTCTTGAAGAGAAAGATGGACTTGACCCTACTGCTCGTATCAATGAGCTATTTGCCCTCCCTTCGCTCAAGCTGCTTGAAATTAGTGATGATTCAAGGGCGGGAATAGAATTCCAGAAAGAGCAGGCTGCGTTGAAGGCTGCCGAAGAGGCACGCCAGGCAGCCGAGGCGGCGAGGCGAGAGGCCGAGGAAAAGGCTCGAAAGGAGCTTGAGGAACGCCTTGCTCGATCTGGTGGACTACGGATGCCCATCCAACCTTTTGTTACACCCGTATCTGCATCATGGCAGACAAGGGCACAGGACACGCTCCGTGCCGCCGCTACAACTACCCTCGCAAAGACGATTGAGGGAGTTGATTTACGTCGCCACGACTTTGCCAAGGTGGTTTCTTCCACAGAATGGCTCAACGACGAGATCGTCAACGGATCTCTCATGTGGCTCGACCAAGCCATCAACTCGGCTGCTGGCATTAAGGATGTCAAGAGAGCCACCCGCAAGTGTTTGACCATGTCGTCATTCTTCTTCAAGAGACTACAGGACCAGGGAGTAGCACGAACTCAGCGAACCCTTCGGAGATACGGAGTTGAGAAGAGGAACTTCCTTGATGTCGACACCATCCTACTACCCATATGCGAGCGCGCTCACTGGACGCTGCTTGTTGTCCGCCCATCAAAGCGGACTGTGGCTCATATGGACTCGTTGAATTCGCGAGGCAATCCAGCCTATACCAACCTCGCCGTGGCATGGCTCAAGGACGTTTTGGAGGAGAAGTTCATTAAGGATGAATGGAAGGTGATCTTCCACGAGGCTCCATTGCAGAATAACGGCCATGACTGCGGAGTGCACACCATCACAAACGCCATGTGCGTCGCTCTGGGCCTCAGCCCCGTCGACTCCTACACGGCAAGCGACATGCCTGCGCAGCGGATCCGCATCGCATGTATGCTACTCAACGGCGGCTTCAAGGGAGAATTCGATTTACGAGTATATTAG